A stretch of DNA from Triticum dicoccoides isolate Atlit2015 ecotype Zavitan chromosome 2A, WEW_v2.0, whole genome shotgun sequence:
CAAAGGTTTTAATGAAATTAATAGTCCTGTCAACTAGCAGTGACTTATgatttagggcctgtttggtttcaataagtcactcgacttataagtcaggtgacttaaaactagtgacttataagtcacgcctgtttggttgtcacctgacttataagtcacctgacacaCCTTTTCACACCAATCAACATCAAGCAGGTCGTGGGACCCACGCAAAagaggggtgacttataagtttaaagttagggtggagcaacttatgacttataagttgggatgacttataagtcgggtctgtttggcaaaataagtcacttttttcacttttcgacttataagttggtgacttatctgGAATCAAATAGGCCCCTATTACCTTAGACCAGTGCGACTAGCCTTTGCAGACGATGCTACTTAATTACTAGTGACTGTTACCGAGTTAGTTAAGGCAAAATccggaaaaaggaaaaagaaaagctaACGCGAAGGTGTGTAACTGAAGGGGGAAAAAAGAGCAAGTTGATGCTGTTGCTCAACACGGAGGTAGGAGTAGAAAGTATCCACGGGACGGAAGAAACGGACGGTAATTAACACGGGCGGCTCGCTGATGGACACAGCAGCAACGACAAAACCATCCCGAGAAAGAAGTGTGAATTGTAACTGTAAACGgcacccctccctccctccctcccccctccggcGCCTATATAAGCGGCGCCGCGGAGCCTCCCATTTCCCCGCGCGGCGCAGAGCTCCACCTACCAAGCACCACCCGCCTCCGAAGAGGAGACAAGAGAAAAAAACGCTcccctttctttctctctctcccccGTCCAAAACTAAACTGCGTCGTACTTGAGTAGGCGGTAAATTGCCCGGGAGTTACACCGCCCGGCGCCGTAAAAGCTCTGCGGAACCGCACGAGCGGCAGGGCGACGAGCAGagcgctcctctgtttccctccaTGACGTCCTGCGGAGGCGCCACCGCGGCATGCCCGGACGGCCGCGTCATCACCGCCCCCCTGCTCGCCAAGCCGGGGGAGGTCGTCGTCCAGGTCTGCGGTGACGAGGCGGCCGCGCCGGTGCTCACGTGCAAGCCGCCCGGCCGGCTTGCCAGGGCGGTGAAGGAAGCCTGGTCCGTTTCTTTGGGCATCGCGCTCCCGATGATGCCGCCCGTGTCGGCCACCGCGGCCCGCGACGAGGCGCGCTCCATTCTCGGCCTCGCATTCCCGATGATCCTCACCGGGCTGCTGCTCTACCTCCGCTCCATGATTTCGATGCTCTTCCTCGGCCGTCTCGGCGGCCTGGCGCTCGCCGGCGGCTCCCTCGCCATCGGCTTCGCCAACATCACCGGATACTCTGTGCTCTCCGGCCTCGCCATGGGCATGGAGCCGATATGCGGCCAGGCATTCGGCGCGGGTAACTACTCGCTCATTGGTGTCACCGTGCAGCGGACGGTGCTCCTCCTCATCGCGGCCGCCGTCCCTATCGGTGGCCTGTGGATGCACATGCGGCCTCTGCTCCTCCTCTGCGGACAGGACGCCGGCATCGCCGCCGTCGCCGAGACCTACATTCTTGCCTCGCTGCCTGACCTCCTCCTCCAGGCATTCCTCCATCCCGTGAGGATATATCTCCGGATGCAGTCCATAAACCTGCCACTCACTGTGTGCGCCACGCTCGCCATTGCCATCCACCTGCCCATCAACTACGTGCTGGTGACCGTGCTCGGGCTCGGCGTCAAGGGAGTGGCAATGGCGTCCGTGCTGGCCAATCTGAACCTGCTCCTCTTGCTTCTCGCCTACATCTTCTTCAAAGGCGTCCACAAGCGCACCGGCGGCTTCGCGCTCTCCGCCGAGAGCTTCCGTGGGTGGGGCGAGCTCATCAGCCTGGCTCTGCCGAGCTGCGTGAGCGTGTGCCTCGAGTGGTGGTGGTACGAGATCATGATCCTGCTGTGCGGCCTGCTCCTGAACCCGCAGGCCACGGTGGCGTCCATGGGCATCCTGATCCAGACCACGTCGCTCATATACATCTTCCCTTCGTCGCTCAGCTTCGGCGTGTCGACGCGCGTCAGCAACGAGCTGGGCGCCGGGCAGCCGGAGCAGGCGAGCCGCGCGGCGACGGCGGGGATCATGCTCGGCTTCGCGTTCGGCGCCTTCGCCTCGGCGTTCGCATTCCTCGTCCGGAACGTGTGGGCGAGCATGTTCACGGCCGACCCGGCGATCATCGCGCTGACCGCGTCGGTGCTGCCGATCCTGGGCCTGTGCGAGCTGGGCAACTGCCCGCAGACGACGGGGTGCGGCGTGCTGCGCGGCAGCGCGCGGCCAAAGGACGCCGCCAACATCAACCTCCGGTCCTTCTACCTGGTGGGGACGCCGGTGGCGCTGGTGCTGGCCTTCTGGTTCCACTACGACTTCGAGGGCCTGTGGCTGGGGCTGCTGGCGGCGCAGGCCACCTGCATGGTGCGCATGCTCCTGGTGATCGGGCGCACGGACTGGGCGGCCGAGGCCAAGCGGTCGAAGCAGCTCACCGGCTCCGACGCCCAGGGCAAAGTTGGCGCGGCCGACGGAGACGAGAAGTCGCGGCTGCTTATGGACGACGCGGACATCGAGCGGCCGAACGATCGGTGTTGATAGCTACCACGACACAGCTTGAGCCGGGGGGCGTGTGCATTGTAATCTACTCCCTCTTCTGCTGCTTCTTATTTTTACCATTTTTATTCCCTCCCCCGTTGGCCATATTTTGGGCGGTGGGGGAGGAGCTAGGGGCTGACAAATTTTGCTCACATTTGCTAATGTAGCCATGTAAAGATTTTGCTGATTGTTATTAGAGAAGATCGGGAAAAATATCTACTCCTCCTAGTACGTAGTAGTAGTACTTgtttggttttttttttgaaaacagtagtagtagtacttgttggaaggaaggaaggaaggaagtaaGTTTTGAGACAGAGGAACAATCCGTCCCCTGCTTCCCTTTCGCTTGCTCCGGGTCGGTGTCTGGTCCAGGGAGGCCGGCCGGCCGCGTGACGACCCGGTCACCGGGCCACCCAGTAAAACCGCACGCACCATCAGGTCTAAAGTCGCGTGGCTTCCTTGGCTGCAGGGACCCGCCACTTTGCGCATCGCAGCCGTCGGCCATCGCTCGCGGCTTACTTTGCGCCGGCGGGACCCCCCCGCAAAGGAATCCAGTTACAGTACCACGTGATCTGTGTGGTAAGCTATAGACTGCTGCCTGACATGCAGTATGGCAAGTTTTTTTTAATTGTTTAGATTGCTCACCGCACGTGTCACGTGGTGTATTTTCTTTTTGATAAAAGAAAGGCTTCGCACCtcttccgattttcattaatgCAAACCATGATGTCCAAAGCTACAAGGAACAAGAAAAAAAGTACGATGAACTGCTCCCAGCTCCAGCAAATCCTCGGGAGGGAAATATTTTCAAAACTGGGTAAGACGATGAACCAAAACGACTACTACAATAGACTTTGTTATTAAGTTCATACATTCATCCAGGCTAAGGGCCTTAAATTTCAAAAGACAAAGACCACTGGAAAACAAGTAGACAAAAGCGAGCAATCAGCCACCACAGGGAAAAGCTTTGTTCATTTTCCAACCGCGCCACATTGATTCTCCGCCCTTGAGAGGCTGCATAAACCTCACTTGCTACTCGTTCTAGCAGTCTTGCCCCCAGCTTCAGCATTTTTTCTATTGCTTCTTTATCTGCAAAATAGACAATTCCACCATCCACTGGCTCATCAGTTTGATCAAAGTCATAGGATCAGAAATTCCTCTTTTTTAATAATCCCATTTCTAGATTTCCACAAAGCCTAAAATACTGTAGCAATCCCCACTAAAACCATTTTCTTACCATTCACCCTAAATGTGTCTAGCCATTCTCCAAAACATTTTTGGACTGACGATGGAGTTTTTCTCAGCCCAAATGAACATTTGATTAAACTCCACACCATAGAAGCAGCCGAACATGTGAAAAAATAGGTGATCAACTAATTCATCTTTTCCACAAAACACACAGTTACTTTCCCGTTTCCACCCCCTCTTCAACAAGGAATCTCTAGTGACTATACTTTTTTTGTTAACTAACCACATAAAAAAATTTAATCTTAGCTGGATCTTGATCTTCCACAATTTTTTTTGTGGGAATCTAAGATCAGAAGCCACCAGCCGTCTGTACAGAGATTTAACTGAGAATTTTCCATCAGCCCTAAGAGACCATATTATCTTATCCTTCCCACCTTTCATTTCAATTTCCCCACATCTACTTTTTAAAGTATTCCACAATCCCAAAGTGTCTCCATAAAGAGTCCTTCTAAACCTAAATCCTTGCCATCCTTTTTGGATGGCTTCGGCCATAGT
This window harbors:
- the LOC119356023 gene encoding protein DETOXIFICATION 49-like → MTSCGGATAACPDGRVITAPLLAKPGEVVVQVCGDEAAAPVLTCKPPGRLARAVKEAWSVSLGIALPMMPPVSATAARDEARSILGLAFPMILTGLLLYLRSMISMLFLGRLGGLALAGGSLAIGFANITGYSVLSGLAMGMEPICGQAFGAGNYSLIGVTVQRTVLLLIAAAVPIGGLWMHMRPLLLLCGQDAGIAAVAETYILASLPDLLLQAFLHPVRIYLRMQSINLPLTVCATLAIAIHLPINYVLVTVLGLGVKGVAMASVLANLNLLLLLLAYIFFKGVHKRTGGFALSAESFRGWGELISLALPSCVSVCLEWWWYEIMILLCGLLLNPQATVASMGILIQTTSLIYIFPSSLSFGVSTRVSNELGAGQPEQASRAATAGIMLGFAFGAFASAFAFLVRNVWASMFTADPAIIALTASVLPILGLCELGNCPQTTGCGVLRGSARPKDAANINLRSFYLVGTPVALVLAFWFHYDFEGLWLGLLAAQATCMVRMLLVIGRTDWAAEAKRSKQLTGSDAQGKVGAADGDEKSRLLMDDADIERPNDRC